CCCAACCCGGACATCCTGGTGGTGCCCGGCGGCGGCGGCGCCGACGCGGCGTCGGAGGACACTGCCGTCACCGACTGGGTCGCCCACTGCCACACCTCCAGCCGCTGGACCACGTCGGTCTGCACCGGGGCGCTGATCCTGGGCGGGGCCGGGGTGCTGAAGGGCCGGCCCGCCACCACCCACTGGCGGGCCATGGAGACGCTGGCGGAGAAGCACGGCGCCCGGCCGACCGCCGAGCGCGTGGTCCGCGACGGCAAGGTGATCACCGCCGCCGGCGTCTCGTCGGGCATCGACATGGCGCTGACCCTGGCAGCATTGGAGGCCGGCGAGGAGGTCGCCAAGACCATCCAGCTCGGCATCGAGTACGCGCCCGAGCCGCCCTTCGACGCCGGCCATTTCGCCACCGCGC
This portion of the Pseudomonadota bacterium genome encodes:
- a CDS encoding DJ-1/PfpI family protein produces the protein MEIAFLLFDGVTHLDAVGPYAVLQNLPDADVKFVARDTGTYRDKSRMLGLEADFTLDQVPNPDILVVPGGGGADAASEDTAVTDWVAHCHTSSRWTTSVCTGALILGGAGVLKGRPATTHWRAMETLAEKHGARPTAERVVRDGKVITAAGVSSGIDMALTLAALEAGEEVAKTIQLGIEYAPEPPFDAGHFATAPAERVRRWRAGLNKARR